The window GTCATCGAGGTGGTCAGTTACCGGCTCCATCCCGACGAGGACGCCGCCGGGTACGACACCAAGGACGCCGCCACGAGCATCACCATGGGGCTGGGCAGCATCGGCTTCGACCTGCTCTGGAAGATCCCGGTCGTCGCGGTCTTCACCGCCGTCTACGAACTCACCCCGCTGCGCGTGCCGTTCCTGTGGTGGACCGCCCTGCTGATGCTCCTCGTCCAGGACTTCCTGTACTACTGGCAGCACCGCCTCCACCACGTGATCCGCATCCTGTGGGCCTGCCACGTGGTCCACCACAGCAGCAAGCGGTTCAACCTCACCACCGCCCTGCGCCAGCCCTGGACCAGCGCCACCACCTGGTGGTTCTACCTGCCCATGGTGGCGCTCGGCGTCCACCCGGCGGCGATCCCGTTCTGCTACGGCATCAACCTGCTCTACCAGTTCTGGGTCCACACCGAGCGCATCGGGAAGCTGCCGCGGCCCTACGAGTACGTCTTCAACACCCCCTCCCACCACCGCGTCCACCACGCCTCGCAGGGCGGCTACCTGGACCGCAACTTCGGCGGCATCCTGATCATCTGGGACCGTGTGTTCGGGTCCTGGGTCGGGGAGACCGACCGGCCCGTCTACGGCCTCACCAAGAACATCGCCACCCACAACCCGCTGCGCGTGGCCACCCACGAATACGCCGCCATCGCCCGCGACGTACGTGCCGCCGGAAGTTGGAGCGAGCGCGCCGGCCGGGTCTTCCGCGGCCCCGGCTGGCAGCCCGCCGCGACCGCCACCCCCGGCTCCCCGGCCGCCGCCCCCGTGCCCTCCCCGGGCTCCCCGGGCTCCCCGGGCTCCCCGGGCGGCGAACCCGCACCGACCCCGCAGGCGTCCCGGGCCTCCTCGCAGGCCGAGCAGGCCCCCGCCTCCGAGCACGCCGCGTGAGCGCCACCGAGTCCCGCACGCCGTCCTGGGCGCGGGATACCGCCCCCGACGGCGGACGACGGGCCCTCGTCGGCCGGATCGCCCTCGCCGCGTTCGCCGTCGCCGCGGCCGTCGACCTCGGCTCGCTGCTCGCCGACTGGCACCTCGGGCACGTCCTCGCCAAACCCCTGCTGATGCCGCTGCTCGTCGCCCACGTGATCGCGCTCGGCGCCCCCCGACTTCTGGTCGCCGCCCTGCTGTTCGGCTGGGGCGGTGACCTGGCCCTGCTCTTCGACGCCGATGTCGCGTTCCTGGTCGGCATGGGCTCCTTCGCCCTCGGCCACGTCTGCTACCTCGTCCTCTTCGGCCGGCGCGCGACCAACCCCCTCCTCGGCGCCGCGTACGCCCTCGCCCTCGTCGGCACCGTCACGCTGCTCTGGAGCGACCTGCCGGCCGAGCTGCGCGTCCCCGTCGCCGGATACAGCCTGCTGCTCACCGCCATGGCCTACCGCTCCAGCGCCCTCGGCGTGCGCGCCGGGATCGGCGGCGCGCTGTTCCTGCTGTCCGACACCCTCATCGCGACCGGGGTCGCCGAATGGCCCCAGCTGCCCCGGCCCGACTTCTGGATCATGGCCACCTACCTGGCGGCCCAGTACCTGCTGGCCACCGGCGTGCGCCCCCGGGAGGCAGGCGTACGGTAGGGGAGCCCACAAGGCGGGCCCTGCCCACACCGCCCCCGATCCGGAGGACTGCACCACCATGCGCGCCACCGTCATCCACGCCCCGCACGACATCCGCGTGGAGGAGGTGCCCGACGCCGCGATCCGGCGTCCCGAGGACGCCGTCGTCCGCGTACTGCGCGCCTGCATCTGCGGCAGCGACCTCTGGGCCTACCGCGGCGAGGCCGCGCGCGAGCCCGGTCAGCGGATCGGCCACGAGTTCCTCGGCATCGTCGAGGAAACCGGCTCCGCCGTCACCGACCTGCGCGCCGGCGACCTGGTCGTGGCCCCCTTCATGTGGTCCGACGGCACCTGCCGGTACTGCGCCGAAGGCCTCCACACCTCGTGCGTGGACGGCGGCTTCTGGGGCTCGGTCGGGCACGACGGCGGCCAGGGCGAGGCCGTCCGCGTTCCGCACGCCGACGGCACCCTGGTCAAACTGCCCGCCGACGCGGCCTCCGACGACCACCTGCTGACCGCTCTGCTGGCGCTGTCCGACGTCATGGGCACCGGCCACCACGCCGCGCTCGGCGCCGGCGTCCGCAAGGGCTCCACGGTCGCCGTCGTCGGTGACGGCGCGGTCGGCCTGTGCGGCGTCCTCGCCGCGAAGCGCCTCGGCGCCGACCGGATCATCGCGCTGGGCCGCCACACCGCCCGCACCGACATCGCCACGCTCTTCGGCGCCACCGACATCGTCGCCGAACGCGGCGAGGCCGCCGAGGCGGCCGTCCGCGAACTGACCGCCGGCCAGGGCGCGCACGCGGTCATCGAGGCCGTCGGCACCGAGCAGTCCATGCGCACGGCCGTCAACATCACCCGCGACGGCGGGGCCATCGGCTACGTCGGCGTCCCGCACGGCAGCGGCACCGGCCTGGACCTCGACGTGATGTTCGACCGCAACCTGACCCTGCGCGGCGGCGTCGCGCCGGTGCGCGCGTACATCCCGGAGCTGCTCGCGGACGTGCTCAGCGGCGCGATCGACCCGTCCCCCGTCTTCGACCGGGCGATCTCCCTGGACGAGGTCCCGGACGGCTACCGCGCGATGGACGACCGCAGCGCCCTCAAGGTGCTCATCACGCCGTAGGCGCCGGCCGCGGGACGAACACAAGGGGCCGGTCGGGGAGTTGCCCCGACCGGCCCCTTCACGTGTCCGGCCTGCCGCACGCGTCACCTCACGCGCGGTCCAGGCCCCGCTGCGCGCCTACTTCACGGCGCGGAGCGCGTTCACCACGCCGGAGCCGTAGTAGCCGGTCTGACCCCACTTGCTCTTGCAGGTGGTGGCGTCGATCAGCGCGCCGGCGCCGTCGTAGATCTTGTCCGGGCAGGCCTGCTTCGTGGCCTGGGCCTTCAGCAGCGCCTGGAGCTGCGACGGCGTGGCGGAGGGGTGCTTGCTCTTGAGCAGCGCCACGACGCCCGCGACGTGCGGGGCGGCCATCGAGGTGCCCTGCTTGTAGCCGTAGCCGCCGCCCGGGAGGGTGGACAGCACCCGACCGTTGGCGTCCGGCGTGGCCGGCACCTGCCACTTGTCGCCACCGGGGCCCGCGACGTCGGCGACGCCCAGCCCGTAGCTGGAGTAGTACGAGCGAAGGCCCTGGTCGCCGGTGGCGGTCACGGTGACCACGCCGGGGAGCTGGGTGGGAAGGTCGAGGCAGACCTTCGGGTCGATGGTGCGCGGCACGGCGGTGGTGTCGTTCGGGCTGGTGGTGTCCTCGATCGAGGGACCGGCCAGGTCGTGGTCCGAGTTGCCGGCCGAGGCCACGCTCAGGACACCCTTGCGCTCCGCGTACTTCGTCGCCCGCGCGATGGCCTCCACCAGCGCCTTCTGGTCGTCGTCCGACTTGCAGGTGTAGTTCCAGGGGTCGACGTAGTAGCTGTTGTTGGTCACCTCGATCCCCTTCTCGGCGGCGAACATGAACCCACAGACGACGGCCTCGGTGTAGAAGAGGCTGGTCCCCGGCTCGCTCACCTTGATCGCGGCGACCTTCACGCCGGGCGCGACACCGCTGATGCCGAGGTCGTTGCGCGCGGCCGCGATGGTGCCCGCGACGTGGGTGCCGTGGTCGCTGCCGTCCGCGTACGGACGCCAGGCGCCCTCGGTGGTGTCGGGGACACCGCCCACGCAGTTGGCGGACTGGCCCTTGGAGAAGTTCGGGGCGAGGTCCGGGTGGGTGTCGTCCACACCCGTGTCGATGACGCCCACCGTCACGTTGCGGCTGCCGTCGTTGATCTTGTGGGCCTCGTCGGCCTTGATCGCCCGCAGGTCCCACTGGTTCGACTCCAGGGGCTCCTGGCCCGCCGTGGCCTTCGCCGCCGCCTTCGCGGCGTCCGCCGCGCTCAGCCGCTGGGTCGCGCCCTCCTCGGTGGTCTGCACCGGGGACAGCGGGGCCGTCCGGGTGGCGCCGACCGACACGAACAGGCTGCGCTGGGCGCGCAGTTGCCTGGCGAACTCGGGGTTCTGGGAGTGCGCGACGACGACCCCGATCTGCTCGTGCGAGGTCACCACCGTTCCGCCGGCCTTCTCGATGGCCTTCTTCGCCTGCTTCACCGTCCCGTACGCGGTCAGGTTCGCCACGTACGACAGCTTGGGGCCGGAGGTGTCGGGCTTGGCCGTCGCCACCGCGTCCGCCGTGTTGCCCAACGGGGCGGCGGAAGCCGCGACGGAGGGGAGGAGGGCGAGCGAGGCGGTGAGTGCCAGTCCGACCGGAACGGCGAGTGCGCGCCGCCGGTGACCGGTTCCCAGGTGAGCCATGGGTTCTCCACATCATCCTGAAAAAGGCCGTGCGGGCACGGTTGCGCCCGACGGGTTCATGACACAGGAACCTAGTGCTGTCGTTCGGTCTTGCGCCATCAGTTCGAGGAATCAGTTTCCAATGAATCAACTGGGGTTGAACCGTCTCGACACGCCGTCCGTGCCGTTGACAGGGGGGATCAGCGTCACCATCCCCCTCGCACGGAGGTTGTTTTGTCCGTCGTCCCCCCTGCACCCGCGTCACAAGGAGAGCCCCCCGTGACCCTCGAAGCAGCAGCCCCACCACCGCCCGGCGGCGCGGGGCCGCACCACCCGGCCGGCCCCACCGCCGAAGAGTTCACGAGCGTCCAGCACAGCCCCGAGTTCGCCGAACTGCGGTGCTCCTACCGCTCGTTCGCCTTCCCGCTCACCGTGGCGTTCCTCGCCTGGTACCTGCTCTACGTGCTGCTGTCCAACTACGCGGGCGGCTTCATGGGGACCAGGCTCTTCGGGAACATCAACGTCGCCCTCGTCCTCGGCCTCGGCCAGTTCGCGACCACCTTCCTGATCGCCTGGCTGTACTCGCGGCACGCCGCCGCCAAGCTCGACCCCAAGGCCTCGGCCATCAAGGCGCGGATGGAGGCCGGGGAATGACCACACCGTTCGACCCGGCGACGGCCCCCGCCCTCGCCGCCGGCGCCACCGAGCACCGGCCGCTGATCATCACCCTGTTCGGGCTGTTCGTCGTCGCCACCCTGATCATCACCGTCTGGGCCGGCCGCCAGACCAAGGGCGCCGCCGACTTCTACGCGGGTGGACGCCAGTTCACCGGCTTCCAGAACGGCCTCGCGATCTCCGGCGACTACATGTCCGCCGCCTCCTTCCTCGGCATCGCCGGGGCCATCGCGCTCTTCGGCTACGACGGCTTCCTCTACTCCATCGGCTTCCTGGTCGCCTGGCTCGTGGCGCTGCTGCTCGTCGCCGAACCGCTGCGCAACTCCGGCCGGTACACGATGGGCGACGTCCTGGCCTTCCGCATGCGCCAGCGGCCCGTGCGCACCGCCGCGGGCACCTCCACCATCGTGGTCTCGATCTTCTACCTGCTCGCCCAGATGGCCGGCGCGGGCGTCCTCGTCTCCCTGCTCCTGGGCATCACCAGCGACGGCGGCAAGGTGGCCGTGGTCGCGCTGGTCGGCGTACTGATGATCGTCTACGTCACGATCGGCGGAATGAAGGGCACCACCTGGGTCCAGATGGTCAAGGCGGTGCTGCTCATCGCGGGCGCCCTGCTGATCACCCTCATGGTGCTGATCGAGTTCAACTTCAACGTCTCGGAGCTGCTGGGCAAGGCCGCCGAGAACAGCGGGCAAGGGGCCAAGTTCCTGGAGCCGGGGCTCAAGTACGGCAAGGACGCGACCACCAAGCTGGACTTCATCTCCCTCGGCCTCGCCCTCGTCCTGGGCACCGCCGGCCTGCCGCACATCCTGATCCGCTTCTACACCGTCCCGACGGCGCAGGCCGCCCGCAAGTCCGTGAACTGGGCCATCGGCATCATCGGCGCCTTCTACCTGATGACCATCGCCCTCGGCTTCGGCGCCGCGGCCCTGCTCAAGCGGGCCGACATCCTGGCCTCCAACAAGGCCGGCAACACGGCGGCCCCGCTGCTCGCCCAGGAGATCGGCGGCGGCGCCGACTCCACCGGCGGCGCGATCCTGCTCGCCGTGATCTCCGCGGTCGCCTTCGCCACCATCCTCGCCGTCGTCGCGGGCCTGACCCTCGCCTCCTCCTCGTCCTTCGCACACGACATCTACGTGAACGTCATCCGCAAGGGCCAGGCCACCGAGAAGGAGGAGGTCCGCGCGGCCCGCTGGTCCACCGTGGTCATCGGAGCCGTCGCGATCGGCCTCGGCGCCCTCGCCCGCGACCTGAACGTCGCCGGCCTGGTCGCCCTCGCCTTCGCGGTCGCCGCCTCCGCCAACCTGCCGACGATCCTCTACAGCCTCTTCTGGAAGAGGTTCACCACCCAGGGCGCGCTGTGGTCCATCTACGGAGGCCTGATCTCGGCCGTCGGCCTCGTGCTCTTCTCCCCGGTGGTCTCCGGCAAGCCCACCTCGATGTTCAAGGACGCCGACTTCTACTGGTTCCCGCTGGAGAACCCGGGGCTCATCTCCATCCCGCTCGGCTTCTTCCTGGGATGGCTGGGAACCGTCCTGTCGAAGGAGAAGGCCGACCCCGCCAAGTTCGCCGAGCTGGAGGTCCGCTCCCTGACCGGAACAGGCGCTGTCTGAGATCCACCGAACACACAGCGTGGCCGCGTCGTACTTCCCTACGACGCGGCCACGCCGCGTCTCGTTCGTTCGGGCATCCCTGCGCGGGGGAGCCGTCGCGTAGGCTCGAATACGGCGCATGCGCTCACGTTCACCGCAGCGCGACCTCTACGACCGGACAGGGGAGGGGGCTCACAGTGCTTCTCGACACCTATGGCCGCGTGGCCACTGACCTGCGCGTCTCGCTCACCGACCGGTGCAACCTGCGCTGTACGTACTGCATGCCCGAGGAGGGTCTGCAGTGGCTCGGCAAGTCCGACCTGCTCAGCGACGAAGAGATCGTCCGGCTGATCCGCATCGCGGTGACCCGGCTCGGCATCACCGAGGTGCGTTTCACCGGAGGAGAACCGCTGCTGCGGCCCGGTCTGGTCGGGATCGTCGAACAGTGCGCGGCCCTGGAGCCCCGCCCCAGGATGTCCCTCACCACCAACGGCATCGGCCTCAAGCGCACCGCACAGGCGCTCAAGGCCGCCGGCCTCGACCGAGTCAACGTTTCCCTGGACACGCTGCGGCCCGAGGTCTTCAAGACCCTCACCCGCCGCGACCGGCACAAGGACGTCATCGAGGGCATGGCCGCCGCCCGCGCCGCCGGCCTGACACCCGTCAAGGTCAACGCCGTACTGATGCCCGGACTCAACGACGACGAGGCCCCCGACCTCCTCGCCTGGGCCGTGGAGAACGAGTACGAGCTCCGCTTCATCGAACAGATGCCGCTCGACGCCCAGCACGGCTGGAAGCGCGACGGCATGATCACCGCCGGCGACATCCTCCAGTCCCTGCGCACCCGCTTCACCCTCACCGAGGAGGGCGCGGACGAACGCGGCTCCGCCCCGGCCGAACGCTGGGTCGTCGACGGCGGCCCGGCCACCGTCGGCGTCATCGCCTCGGTCACCCGCCCGTTCTGCGGGGCCTGTGACCGCACCCGGCTGACGGCCGACGGCCAGATCCGCACCTGCCTGTTCGCCACCGAGGAGTCCGACCTGCGGGCCGCCCTGCGCTCGGACGCCCCGGACGAGGAGATCGCCCGCCTGTGGAAGGTGGCGATGTGGGGCAAGAAGGCCGGGTCCGGCCTCGACGACCCGACCTTCCTCCAGCCCGACCGCCCGATGTCCGCCATCGGCGGTTAGCGCGCCCCGAACACCTCAAGGCGCGCCCTCGAAGGCTCGGACCGGCTACCGCCGCTCCGAGCCTTCCGGCTGTACCCACTCGTCGAGCTTCACGACGTCCTTGAGGAAACCGCGGACCCCCAGGAACTGGGAGAGGTGCTCGCGGTGTTCCTCGCACGCCAGCCAGGTCTTGCGCCGCTCGGGCGTGTGGAGCGTCGGGTTGTTCCACGCCAGGACCCAGGCCGCCGCCTCACGGCAGCCCTTGGCCGAGCAGGTGGGAACGACGGCGGGTGTGTCGGTGTCCGTATCAGGGGAGTTCACGCCTCAACCCTACAAACGGAAGGGCGACGCCGAGCAGCCACGGGGGGAGCTGCCCGGCGTCGGTCCGTCGCTCCGACGGGGGATGCGGAGCGCGTAGGCAGTATGTCACGCACGACCCGCTGCGGTGCACTGGAACTTCATGATTGATCTGAGGTTTTCTTGAGGTTTCCGGGCTCCAGTGCGGGGAGCACAGGGGCCGGTACGAAGTGTGAGGGGAGGGAGGGCGTCGACTCGCGGCCGGCGTTCGCGATGACCACGGCGACGTACGGCAGCAGGGCGCCCGCGACGAGCGTCACGATCGCCACGTGACGCTCCACGTTCCACAGGACCACCGTGGCGATGACCGACAGGGTCCTGATCACCATCGAGATGACGTACCTGCGTTGCCGTCCCCGCACGTCCTCGGCGAGACCCATCCGCGCGCCGGTGATCCGGAAGACCTCGGCCCCGTTCCGCTTCGTCCGCTGCACGTCTCCACCATCCGATCCACCCGCCGGGCACGCCCGGGCCCGGAGGCTTCCACCGTACGCCGGTCCTCCGTCGAGGAGGAGAGCGGGTGTGCCGTGACGTCCCCCTGAGTGCCCCCGAATGGCGTTGTCCGAAATGCGCTGTAGGCCGGTCGGGCCGAGACTGGGCGCACATGCGCACAACGCGCCAGGAGGAGGCTCGACATGGAATGGGTTTGGGCGATCATCGTCGGTTTTGTGCTGGGCCTGATTGCCCGGGCCATCCTGCCGGGCAAGCAGCACCAGCCACTCTGGCTGACCACCATCTTCGGCATCCTCGGAGCGCTCCTCGGCAACGCCGTCTCCCGGTGGATCGGCGTCGAGGACACCAAGGGCATCGACTGGATCCGCCACCTGCTGCAACTCGCCGGAGCGGTCCTGATCGTCGGCCTGGGCGACATGCTCTACCTGGCCATCCGGGGCAACAAGCGGCAGACGACCTGAACCCCGCCGACCCGGACCGCCGGGTCGGCGCGAAGGGGCCGGTCCGGACCACGCGTCCGAACCGGCCCCTTCGTCATGCCGTCACCGGGTCACCCCGGGCGAACGGATCAGCCCGTGACCTCGACCGCGGCCAGGTTCTTCTTGCCGCGGCGCAGCACCAGCCACCGTCCGTGCAGGAGGTCGGCCGCGGCCGGGACCGCGTCCTCGGCGGTGACCTTGACGTTGTTCACGTAGGCGCCGCCCTCCTTCACGGTCCGGCGCGCCGCGGACTTGCTGGCGACCAGGCCCGTCTCGGCGAGGAGGTCCACGACCAGTCCCGCCTCGGCGACCCGCGCCCGCGGCAGCTCCGACAGGGCCGCGGCCAGCGTGGCCTCGTCCAGCTCCGTCAGCTCGCCCTGACCGAACAGCGCCTTCGACGCGGCGATCACGGCCGCGCACTGGTCGGCGCCGTGCACCAGCGTGGTCAGCTCCTCCGCGAGGGCCCGCTGGGCGGCACGCGCCTGCGGCCGCTCGGCGGTCTGCGCCTCCAGCTCCTCCAGCTCCTCACGGGACCGGAAGGACAGGATGCGCATGTAGGTCGAGATGTCCCGGTCGTCCACGTTCAGCCAGAACTGGTAGAACGCGTACGGCGTGGTCATCTCCGGGTCGAGCCAGACGGCGCCGCTCTCGGACTTCCCGAACTTGGTGCCGTCCGCCTTGACCATCAGCGGCGTCGCCATGGCGTGCACGTGCGCGTCCGGCTCCAGGCGGTGGATCAGGTCGAGCCCGGCCGTCAGGTTGCCCCACTGGTCCGAGCCGCCCTGCTGGAGCGTGCAGCCGTAACGGCGGTACAGCTCCAGGAAGTCCATGCCCTGGAGCAGCTGGTAGCTGAACTCCGTGTAGCTGATGCCCTGGTCGGACTCCAGCCGGCGGGCCACCGAGTCCTTCGTCAGCATCTTGTTGACGCGGAAGTGCTTGCCGATGTCCCGCAGGAACTCGATGGCGGACAGGCCCGCCGTCCAGTCCAGGTTGTTCACCATGACCGCGGCGTTCTCGCCCTCGAAGGACAGGAACGGCTCGATCTGCGCGCGCAGCCGGCTCACCCAGTTCGCGACCGTGTCCGGGTCGTTCAGGGTGCGCTCGGCCGTCGGGCGCGGGTCGCCGATCTGGCCCGTGGCCCCGCCGACCAGAGCCAGCGGACGGTGCCCGGCCTGCTGGAGCCGACGCACGGTGAGCACCTGCACCAGGTGTCCCACGTGCAGCGAGGCCGCGGTCGGGTCGAAGCCGCAATAGAACGTGACGGGACCGTCCGCGAAGGCCTTGCGCAGCGCTTCTTCATCGGTGGACAGCGAGAACAGCCCGCGCCACTTCAGTTCGTCGACGATGTCCGTCACGGTTGTGACTCTCCTTGAGCGAGATGAAACAGCGAGATGAAACAGGGTGCTGAGAGGTTCCCCGCCAGTCTAGGCGGGCGGGGAACCTCCCCCGACTCCCCGACCGGCTCAGACGCCCTTGCTGACCGAGCTCATGTTGAAGTCCGGGATCCGCAGCGCCGGCATCGCGGCCCGGGTGAACCAGTCGCTCCACTCGCGCGGCAGGGTCTTCTCGGTACGGCCCGCCTCGGAGGCCCGCGACAGCAGGTCCACCGGGGACTCGTTGAAGCGGAAGTTGTTGACCTCCCCGACGACCTGACCGTTCTCCACCAGGTACACGCCGTCCCGGGTCAGGCCCGTGAGCAGCAGCGTCGCCGGGTCCACCTCGCGGATGTACCAGAGGCAGGTCAGCAGCAGGCCGCGCTCGGTCGAGGCGACCATCTCCTCCAGCGAGCGGTCGCCGCCGGCGTCCAGGATCAGGTTCCCGAAGCCGGGGGAGACCGGCTGCCCGGTCAGCTCCGCGCTGTGCCGGGTCGTCGTCAGCCGGGCCAGCTCGCCTCCGCTGATCCACTCGGTCGCCGGGACGGCCAGACCGTTGTCGAAGACGGAGGCGTCGTCGCCCGAGCTGTGCGCGATCACGAACGGCGCCGACTCCAGGCCCGGCGCGTGCGGGTCGCTGCGCAGGGTCAGCGGCAGCTCGGACAGCTTCTCGCCGAGCCGGGTGCCGCCGCCGGGCTTGGAGAAGACCGTCCGGCCCTCCACCGCGTCCCGCGCCGACGCCGACCACATCTGGTAGATCATCAGGTCGGCGACCGCCGTCGGCGGCAGCAGCGTCTCGTACCGCCCCGCGGGCAGCTCGATCTTCCGCTCCGCCCAGCCGAGGCGCACCGCCAGCTCCGCGTCCAGGGTCGTGGGGTCCACGTCCGTGAAGTCGCGGGTGGAGCGGCCCGCCCACGCCGACCGCAGCCGGTCGGGGGACTTCGCGTTGAGCTCCAGGGTGCCGTTGGGCTGATCGTGGCGCAGCCGCAGACCCGCGGAGCTGCCGATGTACGTGGAGACCAGCTCGTGGTTGGCGAACCCGTACAGCTCGCGGCCGCCCTCCCGGGCCCGCGCGAAGGCCT of the Streptomyces sp. NBC_01426 genome contains:
- a CDS encoding GlsB/YeaQ/YmgE family stress response membrane protein; the protein is MEWVWAIIVGFVLGLIARAILPGKQHQPLWLTTIFGILGALLGNAVSRWIGVEDTKGIDWIRHLLQLAGAVLIVGLGDMLYLAIRGNKRQTT
- a CDS encoding metallopeptidase TldD-related protein — translated: MSRTKPHEIVERALELSTADGCVVIADEESSANLRWAGNALTTNGVTRGRTLTVIATVDGKEGTASGVVSRSAVTAADLEPLVRAAEEAARSGASAEDAQPLVSGVPASTDFTEGPAETSSAVFARFAPALGEAFARAREGGRELYGFANHELVSTYIGSSAGLRLRHDQPNGTLELNAKSPDRLRSAWAGRSTRDFTDVDPTTLDAELAVRLGWAERKIELPAGRYETLLPPTAVADLMIYQMWSASARDAVEGRTVFSKPGGGTRLGEKLSELPLTLRSDPHAPGLESAPFVIAHSSGDDASVFDNGLAVPATEWISGGELARLTTTRHSAELTGQPVSPGFGNLILDAGGDRSLEEMVASTERGLLLTCLWYIREVDPATLLLTGLTRDGVYLVENGQVVGEVNNFRFNESPVDLLSRASEAGRTEKTLPREWSDWFTRAAMPALRIPDFNMSSVSKGV
- a CDS encoding S8 family peptidase; amino-acid sequence: MAHLGTGHRRRALAVPVGLALTASLALLPSVAASAAPLGNTADAVATAKPDTSGPKLSYVANLTAYGTVKQAKKAIEKAGGTVVTSHEQIGVVVAHSQNPEFARQLRAQRSLFVSVGATRTAPLSPVQTTEEGATQRLSAADAAKAAAKATAGQEPLESNQWDLRAIKADEAHKINDGSRNVTVGVIDTGVDDTHPDLAPNFSKGQSANCVGGVPDTTEGAWRPYADGSDHGTHVAGTIAAARNDLGISGVAPGVKVAAIKVSEPGTSLFYTEAVVCGFMFAAEKGIEVTNNSYYVDPWNYTCKSDDDQKALVEAIARATKYAERKGVLSVASAGNSDHDLAGPSIEDTTSPNDTTAVPRTIDPKVCLDLPTQLPGVVTVTATGDQGLRSYYSSYGLGVADVAGPGGDKWQVPATPDANGRVLSTLPGGGYGYKQGTSMAAPHVAGVVALLKSKHPSATPSQLQALLKAQATKQACPDKIYDGAGALIDATTCKSKWGQTGYYGSGVVNALRAVK
- a CDS encoding zinc-dependent alcohol dehydrogenase family protein; this translates as MRATVIHAPHDIRVEEVPDAAIRRPEDAVVRVLRACICGSDLWAYRGEAAREPGQRIGHEFLGIVEETGSAVTDLRAGDLVVAPFMWSDGTCRYCAEGLHTSCVDGGFWGSVGHDGGQGEAVRVPHADGTLVKLPADAASDDHLLTALLALSDVMGTGHHAALGAGVRKGSTVAVVGDGAVGLCGVLAAKRLGADRIIALGRHTARTDIATLFGATDIVAERGEAAEAAVRELTAGQGAHAVIEAVGTEQSMRTAVNITRDGGAIGYVGVPHGSGTGLDLDVMFDRNLTLRGGVAPVRAYIPELLADVLSGAIDPSPVFDRAISLDEVPDGYRAMDDRSALKVLITP
- the tyrS gene encoding tyrosine--tRNA ligase, with product MTDIVDELKWRGLFSLSTDEEALRKAFADGPVTFYCGFDPTAASLHVGHLVQVLTVRRLQQAGHRPLALVGGATGQIGDPRPTAERTLNDPDTVANWVSRLRAQIEPFLSFEGENAAVMVNNLDWTAGLSAIEFLRDIGKHFRVNKMLTKDSVARRLESDQGISYTEFSYQLLQGMDFLELYRRYGCTLQQGGSDQWGNLTAGLDLIHRLEPDAHVHAMATPLMVKADGTKFGKSESGAVWLDPEMTTPYAFYQFWLNVDDRDISTYMRILSFRSREELEELEAQTAERPQARAAQRALAEELTTLVHGADQCAAVIAASKALFGQGELTELDEATLAAALSELPRARVAEAGLVVDLLAETGLVASKSAARRTVKEGGAYVNNVKVTAEDAVPAAADLLHGRWLVLRRGKKNLAAVEVTG
- a CDS encoding lysoplasmalogenase translates to MSATESRTPSWARDTAPDGGRRALVGRIALAAFAVAAAVDLGSLLADWHLGHVLAKPLLMPLLVAHVIALGAPRLLVAALLFGWGGDLALLFDADVAFLVGMGSFALGHVCYLVLFGRRATNPLLGAAYALALVGTVTLLWSDLPAELRVPVAGYSLLLTAMAYRSSALGVRAGIGGALFLLSDTLIATGVAEWPQLPRPDFWIMATYLAAQYLLATGVRPREAGVR
- a CDS encoding DUF485 domain-containing protein, with amino-acid sequence MTLEAAAPPPPGGAGPHHPAGPTAEEFTSVQHSPEFAELRCSYRSFAFPLTVAFLAWYLLYVLLSNYAGGFMGTRLFGNINVALVLGLGQFATTFLIAWLYSRHAAAKLDPKASAIKARMEAGE
- a CDS encoding solute symporter family protein; amino-acid sequence: MTTPFDPATAPALAAGATEHRPLIITLFGLFVVATLIITVWAGRQTKGAADFYAGGRQFTGFQNGLAISGDYMSAASFLGIAGAIALFGYDGFLYSIGFLVAWLVALLLVAEPLRNSGRYTMGDVLAFRMRQRPVRTAAGTSTIVVSIFYLLAQMAGAGVLVSLLLGITSDGGKVAVVALVGVLMIVYVTIGGMKGTTWVQMVKAVLLIAGALLITLMVLIEFNFNVSELLGKAAENSGQGAKFLEPGLKYGKDATTKLDFISLGLALVLGTAGLPHILIRFYTVPTAQAARKSVNWAIGIIGAFYLMTIALGFGAAALLKRADILASNKAGNTAAPLLAQEIGGGADSTGGAILLAVISAVAFATILAVVAGLTLASSSSFAHDIYVNVIRKGQATEKEEVRAARWSTVVIGAVAIGLGALARDLNVAGLVALAFAVAASANLPTILYSLFWKRFTTQGALWSIYGGLISAVGLVLFSPVVSGKPTSMFKDADFYWFPLENPGLISIPLGFFLGWLGTVLSKEKADPAKFAELEVRSLTGTGAV
- a CDS encoding DUF3099 domain-containing protein; protein product: MGLAEDVRGRQRRYVISMVIRTLSVIATVVLWNVERHVAIVTLVAGALLPYVAVVIANAGRESTPSLPSHFVPAPVLPALEPGNLKKTSDQS
- a CDS encoding sterol desaturase family protein — its product is MPNLPDVVLWSIPAFVLLTVIEVVSYRLHPDEDAAGYDTKDAATSITMGLGSIGFDLLWKIPVVAVFTAVYELTPLRVPFLWWTALLMLLVQDFLYYWQHRLHHVIRILWACHVVHHSSKRFNLTTALRQPWTSATTWWFYLPMVALGVHPAAIPFCYGINLLYQFWVHTERIGKLPRPYEYVFNTPSHHRVHHASQGGYLDRNFGGILIIWDRVFGSWVGETDRPVYGLTKNIATHNPLRVATHEYAAIARDVRAAGSWSERAGRVFRGPGWQPAATATPGSPAAAPVPSPGSPGSPGSPGGEPAPTPQASRASSQAEQAPASEHAA
- the moaA gene encoding GTP 3',8-cyclase MoaA — its product is MLLDTYGRVATDLRVSLTDRCNLRCTYCMPEEGLQWLGKSDLLSDEEIVRLIRIAVTRLGITEVRFTGGEPLLRPGLVGIVEQCAALEPRPRMSLTTNGIGLKRTAQALKAAGLDRVNVSLDTLRPEVFKTLTRRDRHKDVIEGMAAARAAGLTPVKVNAVLMPGLNDDEAPDLLAWAVENEYELRFIEQMPLDAQHGWKRDGMITAGDILQSLRTRFTLTEEGADERGSAPAERWVVDGGPATVGVIASVTRPFCGACDRTRLTADGQIRTCLFATEESDLRAALRSDAPDEEIARLWKVAMWGKKAGSGLDDPTFLQPDRPMSAIGG